The following coding sequences lie in one Delphinus delphis chromosome 9, mDelDel1.2, whole genome shotgun sequence genomic window:
- the PKD1L1 gene encoding polycystin-1-like protein 1 encodes MAAASARHSFGGPRSLDGWWDWSLTTMLEGLYWGGLSTASMPGAQEGPRALGGKHHLLGHLIIKQLKGTPDSLEPGDHEGALRKQRALCQDSVCAHVQPGLETPRCKADFEIAFSELVEDSFPTCGPKDGGPETPSVIDPEIQRVAPGGPRGSQEESSAWAAQALTGPRASGWIDHSTRAVSMHFALYNPPTQLFSSMSLSAEMLPTGGLTLSSLLESVTIFCSDSAPLYHILLPELVFLVLNLTHLCFQFSGMIGILLSKSCRYHRKPFLPREPI; translated from the exons ATGGCTGCTGC AAGTGCGAGGCACTCCTTCGGTGGCCCGAGAAGCTTGGATGGCTGGTGGGACTGGAGCCTGACCACGATGCTGGAAGGCCTGTACTGGGGAGGCCTCTCCACAGCCAGCATGCCAGGTGCGCAGGAGGGC CCCAGAGCTCTTGGAGGAAAGCACCACCTCCTAGGCCATTTGATCATTAAGCAGCTGAAAGGTACTCCTGACAGT CTAGAGCCCGGGGACCACGAGGGGGCGTTAAGGAAGCAGCGGGCCCTGTGTCAGGACAGCGTATGTGCCCATGTGCAGCCAGGCTTGGAAACCCCCAGGTGCAAGGCCGACTTTGAAAT CGCATTTTCAGAGCTTGTGGAAGACTCTTTCCCTACATGTGGCCCCAAAGATGGAGGCCCTGAAACCCCCTCTGTGATAGACCCAGAGATCCAAAGAGTGGCCCCAGGTGGCCCCAGGGGCTCCCAGGAGGAGAGCTCAGCCTGGGCAGCACAAG CCCTGACCGGCCCCAGGGCCAGTGGTTGGATTGACCACAGCACCAGGGCTGTGTCCATGCACTTTGCCCTCTACAACCCTCCAACCCAGCTCTTCTCAAGCATGTCCCTGAGCGCTGAGATGCTCCCCACTGGGGGTCTCACCCTTTCCTCCCTGCTGGAGTCAGTCACCATCTTCTGCAGTGACTCAGCCCCACTGTACCACATCCTGCTTCCAGAG CTGGTCTTCCTGGTGCTCAACCTGACTCACCTCTGTTTCCAATTCTCTGGCATGATCGGGATTTTGCTCTCCAAGTCATGCAGGTATCACAGAAAGCCCTTCCTTCCTCGGGAGCCCATCTGA